The genomic interval TCGACGTGGCGCGCGTGCGGGCCGACTTTCCGGCCCTGCATCAGCGCATCTACGACGGGCGGCCGCTCGTGTATCTCGACAACGCGGCCACCACGCAGAAGCCGCAGGTGGTGATCGACCGCATCCGCGACTTCTACATGCGCGAGAATGCCAACATCCACCGCGGCGTGCACTACCTGAGTCAGCTTGCCTCCGACGCCTACGACGAGGCGCGGCGCCTGGTGGCCGACTTCATCGGCGCGCCGGATCCCTCGCAGGTGATCTTCACACGCGGCACCACCGAGAGCATCAACCTGGTGGCCGCCACCTACGGCCGCCAGCATGTCGGCAAAGGGGACGAGATCGTGCTCTCGGCCATGGAGCACCACTCGAACATCGTCCCCTGGCAACTGCTCTGCGAGGAGAAAGGCGCCCGGCTGCGGGTGGTGCCGGTGGATGAGCGGGGCGTGCTCGATCTGGAGGCGCTGGAACGGTCGCTGACCGAGCGCACGCGCCTGGTGGCCATTGCCCATGTGTCGAACGCACTGGGCACGGTCAATCCGGTCCGGGAAATCATCCGGATGGCGCATGCCCGTGGGATTCCGGTGCTTGTCGACGGAGCGCAGGCCATCCAGCACCTGGAAGTGAACGTGGCCGAGCTGGACTGCGACTTCTACTGCTTCTCCGGCCACAAGATGTACGGTCCCACGGGCATCGGCATCCTCTACGGGAAGGCCGAGCTGCTCGAAGCCATGCCCCCCTATCAGGGCGGCGGCGACATGATCGAGCGCGTCACCTTCGAGCGCACCACGTTCAACCGTCTGCCCTACAAGTTCGAGGCGGGCACCCCGCATATCGCGGGAGCCATCGGGCTGGGCGCGGCCGTCGCCTACCTGAACGGACTGGGACGTGCGGCCGTGGCCCACTACGAGGACGAACTGCTTCGTTACGCCACCGAGCGCCTGCAGGAGGTGCCGGGTCTCCGGCTGATCGGGACGGCTCCCCATAAAGTCAGCGTGCTTTCGTTCGTCATCGACGGGGTACACCCCTACGACGCCGGCACGCTGCTCGACCAGATGGGCATTGCCGTACGCACGGGCCACCACTGCGCCCAGCCGCTCATGGATCGACTGGGTTTGCCCGGCACGATCCGCGCCTCGCTGGCGCTCTACAACACGCGCGAAGAAATCGACGCGCTCGTCGAGGCCCTGCACCGCGTTGTTCGCATGCTACGTTGAGCGATGGCGGAACTGCACAACGACACGATCGAAGCACGGGCGCGCCAGCTCGTCGAAGAGTTTGCGCTCTTTGACGACTGGATGGATAAGTACGAGTACCTGATCGAACTGGGAAAGTCGCTCCCGCCGCTCGAGCCGGAGTACAAAACCGAAGCGTTCCGGATTCACGGCTGCCAGTCGCAGGTGTGGATCCGGCCCGAGTTTCGGGACGGGCGCGTCTATTTCAAAGGCGACAGCGACGCGCTGATCACGAAAGGGCTGGTGGCCCTGCTGATCCGCGTGCTTTCGGGCCAGCCACCGGAAGCCATTGTCAACGCGCGGCTGGACTTTCTGGACGAGATCGGTCTGAAGGCCCACCTGTCGCCCACGCGCAAAAACGGCCTGGCGGCCATGATCGAACAGATACGCCGCTACGCACAGGCCTACCTGCAGGCATCCCGCAACTAAACCGACCGCTGGCTATGTCCGCCTACGTTGCCATCGACAACCAGCTCGGCGACAAAGAGCTGGAGCAGGCCATCATCGAAGCGCTCAAGAGCGTCTATGACCCGGAGATTCCGGTCAACATTTACGATCTGGGCCTGATCTACGAAATCCGAATCTTCGAGGACCGGACGGTCTACGTCAAGATGACGCTGACGGCGCCGGGCTGCCCGGTGGCCGGCACGCTACCGGGCCAGGTGGAAATGCGCCTGCAGGAGGTGCCCGGCGTCAAAGACGCGCGGGTCGAGCTGACCTTCGACCCGCCCTATACGATCGAGCGCATGTCGGACGAGGCCCGGCTGGCGCTCGGCTGGATGTAACCGAACGCAACGGAATACTCCGTGCGACACTCGCAGACCATAGCACTGGCGCGTAGCCTGCTGGCCGAAGGGCGCAGCGGCGAGGTGGCCCGTATGCTCGAGCCGCTGATCGAGCCGTTGCCGCCCGATCCGGCCTCGGCCGACGCCTCGCAGCACCTGCTGCGGGCATTGCTGGCCCGCGTGCGGCTGCTGCGCCAGGACGACGTGTCCGGCACGCACCGACTGCTGCAGCCGCTCGACGCGCCAGCCCTGCGCGAGCGCCTGGCACCTGCCGTCCGGGCCGAGGTGGCGCTCTGGCTGGGCTGGCTTCATGCCTGGCCCGAAAACCGTGAAGCCGACCGCGCCCGTGCCTTCAACCTGCTGGCCGAAGCCGAACGCTTCTTCCAGCAGGAGCTGAACACGGCCGGGCGTTGCTGGGTCCGCATCGGGCGTGCCCTGGCCTATCTGACCATCGACGAATACGCGCTGGCGCTGCAGGCGCTCGACGAGGCGGCTTCGCTGAAGGAACGGTTACCGGACGTGCAGGCCGACGCCTGGATTCAGGACCTGCGCGTCTGGATCGCCCTGCTGACCGGCCGCTACCGCCGGGCCGAGCACGAACTGGAACGCCTGCAGACGCTGGCCGCACAGGCCGCCGACACGCTGCTGCAGGGCCGTACCGCCACCTACCGGGCGTTGCTCGAACAGGCGCGGGGCGGCGCGCCTTCTGCCATCCTGGAGGCCGCCGATACGGCCGAGGCATTGCTGTCGGGGCTAATGTCGCCGCCTTATCTGCTGGCATGGGTGCGCGCGGCGCGTCTGGCCGCGCTGCGGCGTCAGGGCACCTGGGGTGAAATCGACCGCCTGCTGCAGCGCTGGCAATCGGGTACATCGCGCGAAACGCCGCATCCGGTGTTGCTCGAAGCGGCCGAACTGGCGCTGCTCCGGGAAGATTTCGACACCTGCGCGCAGCTGCTCGAACAGGCGCTGACCTCGCCCGCTCCTGTTCAGCCCCGCCTGCTGGCAACCCGGGCGGCCCTGCTGCAGGCCCGGCATTTTCTGGCGCGGAACCTGCCTGTCCGCGCCCGTGAGTGGGCCGAACGGGCCTATCGCACCGCGCAGGAGCTCGGACTGGAACCGCTGGTGCTCGAAGCCCTCCTTGTGCAGACCCGAATTGCGCTGGCCGAGAAGGCATTGCCACAGGCACGCTCCTTCCTGCAACAGGCCGAAGCTTTCGGCAACTACTTCAGTCTGCTCCCCTGGGCGGCCCGGCGCTTCTGGCTGCTCGGCGAGCGTCTGGAGGCCGAAGGCCAGCCCGACGAAGCGCGGGCGCACTACGTGCAGGCCCTTTCGGCCTACTCGCTGCTGGGCGACCGTTACCACACGGCCCGGCTACAACTGGCCGTGGCGCGGCTGGTCCGCACGAACGATCCTTCCCAGGCGCGGGCACTGCTGGAAGCAGCCGCGCAGACGTTCGACGCACTGGGCGTCGCCACACAGCGCCAGGAAGCCTGTCGTCTGCTCCAGCAACTGCCCCACCGGGTGGTGCCCGTCGAATCGGCTCCGGAGACGCAACTGGGTCATGCACTGGCCCGGGCGGCCCTGTCAGTGGAGCTGGTGGCTGAAGCCTGGTTGCAGGTGCTCCGCCAGCTCTGGCCCGACCGCTGGCTGGCCGTCTTCCAGCACATGCCGGAAGGCGACTGGCGGACCGTCCGCAGCCACGGCACAGCTCCAGAACCGCTTGTCTTCCCATCGCCTGAGCAGAGCGAAACCTTCCTGAATGGCGTCGCCTGGCTGCGGCTGCGCCCGATGCCCGGCCCGGCCTTCTTCATGGCGGCCCGAGTATCCGAGCCCGAACGCTCCGACTGGGAGGCCGTCGTGGCGCGGCTGCGCCCGTGGCTGCCGGTGGTGGCGCTGGCGCTGGACCACGCGCTGCTGCGAGCCCGCCAGTTCGGCGAGCTGGCCAACGGGCACACGCCGGACGAGCCCCTGCCCTCCCCACTGGAAGACTTCGTCTATGCCAGCCCCGCCATGCGGGCGCTGGTGCACCAGATCTACCGGGTGCGGAGCAGCCACAGCCCGGTGCTCATTACCGGCGAAAGCGGCACGGGCAAGGAGCTGATCGCCCGGGCCGTGCACGCGACCAGCGACCGCCGAGACGCACCGTTCGTGGCCTTCAACTGCGCCAACGTGCCGCCCGAGTTGATCGACAGCCATCTGTTCGGGCACGAAAAAGGTGCCTTCACGGGCGCCACGCAGGCCAACCCCGGCGTCATCCGGGCGGCCGACGGCGGCACGCTCTTCCTGGACGAGATCGGCGATCTGCCGCTCGAAGTGCAACCCAAGCTGCTGCGCTTTCTGCAGGAAGGTGAAATCTTTCCGCTGGGAGCCCGCCGTCCCGTGCGCGTCAACGTCCGGGTCGTCGCCGCCACGCACCGCGACCTGGAGGCGCTCGTACGCGAGGGGAAGTTCCGCGAAGACCTCTACTATCGGCTCAACGTCATCCCGCTGCACGTGCCGCCCTTGCGAGAGCGCCGCGAAGACATCCCGGTGCTCGTGCGGCACTTTCTGAACACGCTGCGGCCGCCGGGCGCTCCGGCTGTCTCCATCACGAGCCGCGCCATGGAGGCGCTCATGCGCTACGACTGGCCCGGCAACGTGCGCCAGCTTCGCAACGAGATCGAGCGGGCACTGGTGTTCGTGGCAAGCGAGCCGGTCCCCACCATTGACCTGAAGGATCTCTCGCCCGCCGTACAGCGCGCGCTGAGCGGCGAGCCTTCGCGCCCGGCCCGGGCCGTCCTCGACAGCACCCAGCCGCTGGACGCCGTGCTGGCCGACACCGAAAAGGCGGTGATCGAGCAGGTGCTCGCCGAAAACCGCGGCCGCATCAGCGCTGCGGCGCGGGCGCTGGGCCTGACCCGCCAAGGTCTCTACAAGAAGATGAAGCGGCTGGGTATCGATCCGGCCCGCTTCCAGCGTCGCCGTACCGATGTGAACCCGACCGCAACCTCATAGATCACCCAACCGAAACGCCATGCAACCGACCCGTAGCCCCGACATGCAACCGGTCGCCGACGAGGCGCTGGCCGTCCAGCTCGACCATGCGGCGATCATGACCACGCAACTGGACGCCGCCGTGGATTTCTACACGCGCCTCATCGGCCTGCACCTGCGCATCATCGAAGAAGATCCCATCCGGAAAGGTCGACGTCGGGCCCTGTTGACCGACGCCAACGGCCGCGACGTGCTGGAACTCATCGAAATGCCCGAGCTGAGCCATCCGACCATTCCCGGCCGGGGCGGCCTTCATCATCTGGGATTCCGGGTGCCCGCGACCGACTGGCACGCGCTGCGGGCCCGTCTCGATGCGGCCGGCTATCCCTACCAGGAGGTGCACCAGCGCCTGTTCGTGCGCGACGCCGACGGTCTGGTGCTGGAGATCGAGCCGCTCCGCTAAAACTCAGCGCTTCCGCCGACGTCCCCGTCGTTTTTTCAAGGGCGCGCCGCGCACGCGTAGCGTGTCGGCCAGCTCGTTCGTGTCTTCCGGGCGCAGCTCGACCCCGTGTGCGGCCAGCAGCTGTCCGCACTGCTCGATAGCTGCCACCAGCCCATCCACCGGACGTCCCTCGCGGATCCCTTTCCGGATTCGATCCACAACCTCGGCCCAGGCGTCGGGCCCCACCCGCTGATTGATGCCCGCGTCGCCGATCACCTCCACCCAGTGCTCGAAAAGCGACACAAAGATCAGAATGCCGGTGCGATCTCGCGTGTTGAACACCTCCTCCTCGACGAACGCCTGCAGCGCGCGCAGATGCACCTGCTCGGCCATGCGGGCTTCGCCCACCAGCCAGCGCTGCACCGGCGCC from Rhodothermus marinus carries:
- a CDS encoding VOC family protein translates to MQPTRSPDMQPVADEALAVQLDHAAIMTTQLDAAVDFYTRLIGLHLRIIEEDPIRKGRRRALLTDANGRDVLELIEMPELSHPTIPGRGGLHHLGFRVPATDWHALRARLDAAGYPYQEVHQRLFVRDADGLVLEIEPLR
- a CDS encoding cysteine desulfurase — its product is MPASVDSTGLQTTFDVARVRADFPALHQRIYDGRPLVYLDNAATTQKPQVVIDRIRDFYMRENANIHRGVHYLSQLASDAYDEARRLVADFIGAPDPSQVIFTRGTTESINLVAATYGRQHVGKGDEIVLSAMEHHSNIVPWQLLCEEKGARLRVVPVDERGVLDLEALERSLTERTRLVAIAHVSNALGTVNPVREIIRMAHARGIPVLVDGAQAIQHLEVNVAELDCDFYCFSGHKMYGPTGIGILYGKAELLEAMPPYQGGGDMIERVTFERTTFNRLPYKFEAGTPHIAGAIGLGAAVAYLNGLGRAAVAHYEDELLRYATERLQEVPGLRLIGTAPHKVSVLSFVIDGVHPYDAGTLLDQMGIAVRTGHHCAQPLMDRLGLPGTIRASLALYNTREEIDALVEALHRVVRMLR
- a CDS encoding sigma-54-dependent transcriptional regulator; translation: MRHSQTIALARSLLAEGRSGEVARMLEPLIEPLPPDPASADASQHLLRALLARVRLLRQDDVSGTHRLLQPLDAPALRERLAPAVRAEVALWLGWLHAWPENREADRARAFNLLAEAERFFQQELNTAGRCWVRIGRALAYLTIDEYALALQALDEAASLKERLPDVQADAWIQDLRVWIALLTGRYRRAEHELERLQTLAAQAADTLLQGRTATYRALLEQARGGAPSAILEAADTAEALLSGLMSPPYLLAWVRAARLAALRRQGTWGEIDRLLQRWQSGTSRETPHPVLLEAAELALLREDFDTCAQLLEQALTSPAPVQPRLLATRAALLQARHFLARNLPVRAREWAERAYRTAQELGLEPLVLEALLVQTRIALAEKALPQARSFLQQAEAFGNYFSLLPWAARRFWLLGERLEAEGQPDEARAHYVQALSAYSLLGDRYHTARLQLAVARLVRTNDPSQARALLEAAAQTFDALGVATQRQEACRLLQQLPHRVVPVESAPETQLGHALARAALSVELVAEAWLQVLRQLWPDRWLAVFQHMPEGDWRTVRSHGTAPEPLVFPSPEQSETFLNGVAWLRLRPMPGPAFFMAARVSEPERSDWEAVVARLRPWLPVVALALDHALLRARQFGELANGHTPDEPLPSPLEDFVYASPAMRALVHQIYRVRSSHSPVLITGESGTGKELIARAVHATSDRRDAPFVAFNCANVPPELIDSHLFGHEKGAFTGATQANPGVIRAADGGTLFLDEIGDLPLEVQPKLLRFLQEGEIFPLGARRPVRVNVRVVAATHRDLEALVREGKFREDLYYRLNVIPLHVPPLRERREDIPVLVRHFLNTLRPPGAPAVSITSRAMEALMRYDWPGNVRQLRNEIERALVFVASEPVPTIDLKDLSPAVQRALSGEPSRPARAVLDSTQPLDAVLADTEKAVIEQVLAENRGRISAAARALGLTRQGLYKKMKRLGIDPARFQRRRTDVNPTATS
- a CDS encoding TPM domain-containing protein, whose translation is MSLLFTEEELTRVREAVAAAEQQTAGEIVPVIVPRSGTYPETVWKGAVLLMLPVLVVALTFDYIYDGWGLTLLHTGWGVALLTALAGVVGGLLGAYVAPVQRWLVGEARMAEQVHLRALQAFVEEEVFNTRDRTGILIFVSLFEHWVEVIGDAGINQRVGPDAWAEVVDRIRKGIREGRPVDGLVAAIEQCGQLLAAHGVELRPEDTNELADTLRVRGAPLKKRRGRRRKR
- a CDS encoding SufE family protein, whose amino-acid sequence is MAELHNDTIEARARQLVEEFALFDDWMDKYEYLIELGKSLPPLEPEYKTEAFRIHGCQSQVWIRPEFRDGRVYFKGDSDALITKGLVALLIRVLSGQPPEAIVNARLDFLDEIGLKAHLSPTRKNGLAAMIEQIRRYAQAYLQASRN
- a CDS encoding SUF system Fe-S cluster assembly protein, whose translation is MSAYVAIDNQLGDKELEQAIIEALKSVYDPEIPVNIYDLGLIYEIRIFEDRTVYVKMTLTAPGCPVAGTLPGQVEMRLQEVPGVKDARVELTFDPPYTIERMSDEARLALGWM